A genome region from Colletotrichum lupini strain CBS 119142 culture-collection CBS:119142 mitochondrion, complete genome includes the following:
- the nad2 gene encoding NADH dehydrogenase subunit 2, translating into MIITSILFLLLSNAVTIRRDISILFNRVAILALVYCILQDTMSLSLVSNGIGLHGGLLHITNITQIFHIFIYFVSILIIQLTSFHPRKVWVPEYSSLNQLLFNKFIYYRTKIINKMGEHLKIIEYPLILLFIIAGAVFLISTNDLVSIFLSIELQSYGLYILSTIYRNSELSTTGGLIYFLLGGLSSCFILLGTALLYANSGTTNLDGLYVINSISDFSDMTYWYQPYYINFALLVFSIGFLFKISAAPFHFWSPDVYDAIPTIVTTFVALVAKISILIFLLELVYYTSNNFYSSGGGQDVNWTFGLIISSLFSLIIGTVVGLTQFRIKRLFAYSTISHVGYMLLALGISSIESTQAFIFYLTQYTISNLNAFIILIAIGFSFYRYVTNNKEHEELLDKNNSPVQLVNQLRGYFYINPLLALSFAITIFSFMGIPPMVGFFGKQMVLSAALDKGYIFITLIAILTSVVGGVYYLTIVKEIFFYTPQYKVNPLLENLTLHGNIYDKYNNFIKSLEFKHNNIVIASPMAFIISVITLVILLFIFINNEWLSMGTILVQILFNY; encoded by the coding sequence ATGATAATAACTTCAATACTATTTCTTTTGCTTTCTAATGCCGTCACAATTAGACGAGATATTTCAATACTTTTTAACAGAGTCGCAATTTTAGCTTTAGTTTATTGTATTTTACAAGATACAATGAGCTTATCTTTAGTAAGTAATGGTATAGGGTTACATGGAGGTTTACTTCATATAACTAATATTACTCAAATTTTCCATATATTTATATATTTTGTTAGTATATTAATTATACAGTTAACAAGTTTTCATCCTAGAAAAGTTTGAGTTCCAGAATACTCTTCTTTAAATCAATTATTATTTAATAAATTTATTTATTATAGAACAAAAATTATTAACAAAATGGGAGAACACTTAAAAATAATAGAATACCCTTTAATATTATTATTTATTATTGCAGGTGCAGTTTTCTTAATATCAACAAATGACTTAGTATCTATATTCCTTTCAATAGAATTACAAAGTTATGGTTTATATATATTAAGTACAATATATAGAAATTCTGAATTATCTACTACTGGAGGTCTAATCTATTTCTTATTAGGTGGATTAAGTTCATGTTTTATATTATTAGGGACAGCTTTATTATACGCAAATTCCGGTACTACAAATTTAGACGGTTTATACGTGATTAACAGTATAAGTGACTTTAGTGATATGACTTACTGATATCAACCTTATTATATAAATTTTGCTTTATTAGTTTTTAGTATAGGGTTCCTATTTAAAATTAGTGCAGCTCCTTTCCATTTCTGATCTCCGGATGTTTATGACGCTATTCCTACTATAGTTACAACATTTGTAGCTTTAGTAGCTAAAATATCTATATTAATATTCTTACTAGAATTAGTTTATTACACAAGTAATAACTTTTATTCTTCTGGAGGAGGACAAGATGTAAATTGAACTTTTGGTTTAATTATAAGTTCACTATTCTCATTAATTATAGGAACAGTTGTAGGTTTAACTCAATTTAGAATCAAAAGATTATTTGCTTATAGTACTATATCCCACGTTGGTTATATGTTATTAGCTTTAGGTATATCAAGTATAGAATCTACTCAAGCTTTTATATTTTATTTAACACAATATACTATAAGTAATTTAAATGCCTTTATTATATTAATAGCTATAGGATTTTCTTTCTATCGTTATGTAACTAATAATAAAGAACATGAAGAACTTTTAGATAAAAATAATTCTCCTGTACAATTAGTTAATCAATTAAGAGGATATTTTTATATTAACCCTTTATTAGCCTTAAGTTTTGCTATTACAATATTTTCTTTTATGGGTATACCACCTATGGTAGGATTTTTTGGAAAACAAATGGTTTTAAGTGCAGCTTTAGATAAAGGATATATATTTATAACTTTAATTGCTATTTTAACTAGTGTTGTAGGTGGAGTATATTATTTAACTATTGTTAAAGAAATTTTTTTTTATACACCACAATATAAAGTTAATCCTCTATTAGAAAATTTAACTTTACACGGTAATATTTACGATAAATATAATAATTTTATTAAATCTTTAGAATTTAAACATAATAATATAGTTATAGCTAGTCCTATGGCTTTTATTATTTCTGTTATTACTTTAGTAATATTATTATTTATATTTATAAATAATGAATGATTAAGCATGGGTACCATATTGGTACAAATTTTATTTAATTATTAA